Within Trichoderma atroviride chromosome 2, complete sequence, the genomic segment GTGCCATGATATTGACTGCCGCACCGGCTCGTCTATTGCCAGCCCGATATCTCGTgcgccatcctcatcctcgacGCACTCTTCTCAGCACATCGCAGCGCTGCATGACAGCAAGCATGCAAAGAAAGCGGAGCCGGCAGTTGACCCATCTTCATCTAGGCGACATGTGGTATAAACTGTATCTCATGCCACCACCGATCGTATCCATAGGGCTGGCGAAATCCCCCCGTTGCCCCATGGACATGGCAACGTGCCCCAGGCGAGCCGATGAAACAGTATTAAATATACCAGTCATGTGCGCGCGGATCGCCAGCCAAGGAGAAGTCAATGGAACAACGAGACGATGGCCAAAGGCATCCAGCACACGCCCGCATGCACTTATATACCCTACTATTCTCCCACCGTTGTTCTCTTGAGCAATGTAATCACCACTGACGCAAGCACTCTAGCAAACCCAAAACGTGGCAGATGAATTGTGCGCCCGGGGCCGAGGCGGCTTGCGGCTCCTCCCGGCCTCTCACCAATCACGCCTCGCCCCGTCAGAGAAGCCGTCTCGGCGGTACTAAGTTCATGCACTGCACGGAACGCCAATGCGCCTCTGCCATCGATTCAGGGCACCGGCCAATTTGGATCGGAGGCAGGAGCCCATTCGTCCCGTGTCCCGCGTCCCCGCTCCTCCATAAGCTCTTCCCCTGGCCTCATTTCTGGggtccagcttcttggacAGATCTGAGCTGTCTGTCAACGTAAGTGTCATCACTCCCTGGGTACTGAGGTAGTACCTATCAGGGAGGTAGGTACGTAGTAGAGTAACTGAAGAATTTGCTAATTGATCACAGCATACCTATCTATCTCATAGTCTCCAGTTGGGAATGAATTGAACACAAAGAGCCATTTCCCCTAGCAGCCAATTGGCAGTTACCCAAACCTCAACGGCAGTCGTCGCAACTAAATCATCTACCAAATGCGCATAGCAACATGAAAATTGACAGTGTAACTCAATCGACTCTAGCCAATATTGTACGCGTGCATTGCGGGCGTTGATTAATCAACTCGGGTTCAGCAGCGTTGCAATCACCTTCTTAACACCCGATCGCTCAGAGATCCAATTAACTTAAACGACGCCTAGTAATTCAATTAACTTGAAACGGATCTATATGAGAATCACCATCACATGAGAGGGCCAGCGCATGGCGAATAGATGCTACTCCTTGCTGATAGCCTCTGAAAACTTGCAAATGCGCCTACACCTGCCTACCTAGGCAGCAAATGCAGCGAGAAAAACCCTTACGTGGCACTCCAGGATCATTCTCTACTACACACTAGGTTAAGCTTAGCATACAACCACGGCAAGCAAGTGGATATATCTCAGGCACTAGATATGTACCTCCATGTGAGTGTGTAGTGTTTAGTGTTTAGTCTGCATTCAAAAGAGGCTTACGTACATGGCATTGCATCATACTGCCTGCAAGACATTTTGCCTAAAGGTTGGCTGACACTTGTCAAGAGGGAAACTAACTTGGGTAGTCACAATGATAGAGGCCGCGGTAGAGCAATGTGGAAACTCGCATCTTTTATCATTCTTCCATCAACACTCATCAATCTATCTATCCGTAGTCCTAGCTCATGATAAACCCATCTCGACACTTGTGACGCTCAAGCATATCTTTCGAAGCAATAGAGTGTCACCCCAAAAGCTATAGGAGAGTGCGTGTGAGACACGCGCAAGCCTAGCCCCTCGTCGTCGTAACGCCGTTTCCAAGCTGAGCAGAAAGATAGGTTGCTCTTAGttcaagacaaaagaagaaaactcatgccaaaaagaaaaaagtcatGCAACATTCGTACGTGATAAGCCACTTTTTTTGAATCCTTGCCGGCCTCTGAACATCAATGTTTGAGACAACCATCCGAAAAACCAGAATAAAAAACATcattgagaaaaaaaaaaagaaaagcaagagtTTCAAATAAAACTCAAACAGCGACTGCAATCGTCGTTTCTTGCCGTGACGCCCCATCCGCTATGCTCCGTACatataagagagagagagagagagagagaaccAAAATATACCAATCAAACCATGAGTctggaaagaaggagaagaaaaaagaaaagaaagagaagaaaaaagagtccAATAAATAGACAGATGAAGCAAAGGGTAGCGTAGGTTAATTTGCTTGTGTTGTTTCATTGCTTTCGCAGCCAGTTACGGAGAAAAGGAGGAATATAGGGTTGAGAGGTAGAGTTGGGACAACAATCCCAGTATATAAAGACGTGGAGAAGGGTATTGGTATTGTGGGTATCATTCAGAAATGGATGTTAGCCTAGGATGCTAGGcttggaaagaaaaaaaactcagAACGCTCAACTAAGTCATCATGAGTGGCCTCCATGAATAGCTTGCATAGGCGGTGCGTGATGAGTGGGGGTATGAGCCGCCAGGAGCGCAGCAGTCGAGGAGGGGATGTTTGCTGAGCCGTAGACATTGTTGGCATCCCAGCTCTCCTCGCTCAGTACGCTGAGATAGCCATCGCCAACCTTGTCACGTAGAGCCTCTATTTTGCGGCGATAAATCTCGCCGTTGGAGTCCCAATCTTGTGGCGGGATATTGCCTGCACTAAATGAAAAATCCGCATGTGCGTTCTCTATGGAGAAGGGGCTTGCATATGCATCAGGAGGCGAAGCCGGGGTGCTGGCTGCGTGCGAAGCTCTGTAATTGAAATTCATAGAGTTGGTAGCGGCTGAAGGAGATTCAATCGGGAATCTGAGACTTTGCACGTCGATTGGCGAAGGCTGTGGGATCTTGTCACTAGTTGAAAGATCGACGATACGTCGTTTTGTATTTCTGCGACGCCGCGTCGAGCTTGTGTTGGTTTCGCTGGCAACAGCCTTGGGAACCGGCCTCTCCTTGCGCAGGACAGTGGTCTCTCTGGCAGCAGCGTAGACACCGGGCTTGCTTACATCGACACCTCGCACCTCAGTCACAATCGGCTTTACAACCGGAACCGACTCGGGAATCGGAACTCGATCAGCGAGGATTCGCTTCTCAGAAGAGCTAGGTCCGCTTCCATCAATGACAATATCTTCGGTGTATCCCGGCGTCAGGCGAAACAAGTTGAAAATGGTCACACGGTAGTCTTTGTGCGTGCGGGTGAAGGGGTTGCCCTCGACCCAAATTTCACGAATCTCCGGAATTCCGGTCAAGCGTGCAAGCTCCTTGGGGTCTGTGAGCCGGTTATCTCTAAGGTCCAGCCTTTCCAAGGGATACAGCTTCTCGATGCCTGCAAGAGATTGGAGTCTATTGGCTCGCAGGTTGAGAGCAGTAATGGCTGGCAGAGGGTTTCGGGTCAGAGAATGCAGAGAGTCAATCATGCAATGCGACAAGTTCAAGGCACGGAGAGCAGTGAGAGTGGAAAGACTGTCCGGAATTTGGCTGAAGAGGTTGGACGACAAgtcgagggagaagagggtgttGGATAGAGGGGCCAAGCTGGATGCGGGAATTGAGGTCATGGGATTGTCCGCTAAGCTGAGGTGCCTCAGGAAGCGCCATTTTGATGGGGGAGAATGGTGGCTCCCAAGAGGTTGCCAGAGCTGCCCCTAGAATGGTGGTGATACCAGGAGTCAGATAGGCTGGAGTTGGAACTCCCAGATCCAGAACGCCTAATTCTCTGCTGCTGAGATCGGATGTGGTGGTTGCGAGAGCTGGATGGTCGTGGTGGAGAATGGCTTCTTGGCCGAGAGTCCTTGTTGAGAGACTGCGGTAAATCATCCGTAGACTGTCTCCGCAAGGTACGGGCAGAGCCATCGGATGTGTTACCGTCTTCGACAGCAGCCTCGCCCATGGAGCCGACGCGAAGCTCGCCAAGAGAGGCTCGAGGGTCGGGTGATCCGGGCATTGAGCCAAGGACGGAGCTGGGGACGGACACGGACCGCGAAAACTCACGCCCGGACATGGGCGGGCTTTTTCGAGGACTGTGGCTCCCGTTCCAGCTTGGTATTGACGGTGAAGTCTGAGATTTGGATGTTCTGCGGCGTCTCTTATCCATGTCGTCTAAGACGATGTCAATCAAGATATCGGAGGGATCTTCTATCCCCGCGTGCTTGACCGTAAGCGAGCGGAGCTGGTCGGCCATGCGGTCCCAGCCAAAGAATTGACGAAAATCAATGTTGCTCACTTCTAGAGCCTGAACATTCTTGAAAATGTAGAGAGGAACTGCAGAGTCAAAGGGAAACTCTTCATAGCCCTTGATGAGGCGAGCACGCCAATCAGGAGCCAGCCGAAGGCAGGGAATCTTGGTAAAGGCAGAATACAAGTACTTCATGTCcgcctccaaggccgccTTTTGACGCTCCGTCCGGGCAGCAGATATGCTGGCACCGATGCTGAAGCTTGTCCACAAGGCAGACATGCCAGACATGACACTCCGAATGCTCGTGACGGAATGTATTGAGCCAACATCTGAGCTGTGGCTTCTAGACCGCTGGGTGTTGCTTAGAAATGATACGTAATTTGCAGACGAAGAGCTGTCGTGAAGATCTTCTAAGCGAACTTTCATGGGGCCCACATTGATACCCAATTCTTCGAAGCGAGAGAGGAGATAGAAGAGATGGTGGGGAGTCAGAGCCAGCTTTGCAGACTTGACATTGTGAGAAGTGAAGTTGAGGGGTCCGAGAGATAGAGCAGCGGCCAGCGAGCTACCAGTAGACACAGCGGTCGCAGGACGATCGGGAAATGTCGGAGACTGCGAAAGCGTGGCAGAACTCGTGCTTTGCGTGGCTCGATGGCGCACCTCGCGGCGCTGGAATTGCAGAGCATTGGCAAGAGCCTTTTCGTGAGTGCGCACAAAGGCAGCAAGTTGCTGTTCTCCAAGTTAGCATACTTCAAACAGGCTCTCCCATCAGATTGCAAGCGAATATACCTTGATGAATAATCCTCCGTCTTCTGAATCCATTTCTGAAGGTTTCAGGATCATATAGGCATGGAGGTTGAAGAATAGACTGTGTTTATATGTATATCGGCGATTAAGGAACGGCAGAAGAGCGTCGTGAGCGCCTGATCCAGAAGAGTCTAACTCTGTAAAGTCTTCGGTAATtgactctctttctctctttctcgggaaaaaaagaaggcccTAGATGTGCAACTCAAGCCACACTATATATCCATTCGTTAGCgatgaagaagcgaaagagaATGGCATTTAACTAGTGTAGCGGAATATAACGGAATGAGGGGGATAAGGACGTTTAAAGAAGAATTATGCGTACATCCAGGATGTAACACCggggagagggggggggcggGATTCAACAGATGCCGAGACAGGAGACTTTCACAGAAGCATGAACAAACTATGGCATCTGCTGATGAAGCAACGGCAGCAGATGCGATTGCCTTATCAGCACGCCTGTTTCCTGTCCAGAGTCATGGACGCAGAGAGGCCTCACTAGCATCCAGCCGTCACAGAGGACAGAAAGGGGACGCAGCACCCGAAGGAAGACACCAACCAGGGCACGCGAGAAGTGGTTATCGCCAGGGTTACTGCTAACTGGCTGCAACGAAACACACGAGATGACAGCCAAGACGGTGCCAAGAAGGAAGTCGTACGCgaaggcaaaagaaaagaaggaaaggaaaagaaaagaagaagacgacgagggtTTGTACGAGGcaggtggtggtggttggaCAGTAGGCAGCGTTTGTTGGCCTGAGGAGTTGTTTGAGGGAGAAGATCACTGGGGAGTGGTgactctctccctctctttttcggcggcagaggcaaaaACAGGCAGAGGCAAACATGATCGAGCAGagcaaggcagagaagagcgatAACAGACAGTCTAGCAGTCGTGACTCACCGTGGTACCAGAGGAGGCGGCGAATTGGGCAATGCCTCGCAGcggcagaaagaagaagaatatacAAGCAGCGACGAGACTCGGCGGCAGgtcggagaagagaaggaaacaCAAGGACCGGTCGTCGTGGCAGGGCGAAGCCGAATCTGCCGGCAGATACGCGGGCTTCGAGAGGGCGCGAGGCGTTGAGCGgttgcgtctgcgtctgcggctgcggctgctcttGACGTGGCCTCGCGATCAAGACCTGGCGTTGCCTGTTGCAAATGCAGAGCCTTGCGCGGTTGAGCAGACGAAGGGGAAAGGGTCCGgaggcagagatggaggggtCTTGGGATCTGGAGGGCTCTGCTATAATAACAAAAGCGCCTGCCACAGCGCAGTGGGCCTAGCGACAGGGCTCTACAAGGCCTGCTGATTGGGGAGGGTCACAGGTCATCTCGCGGGTTAGCTGGGGGGTGGGCCACCAAGTAAGTACCCGTTACAAGCGCTCTGGCCCGCCATTGGGAGCCACGAAATGCCCCAAGGTCGAGTTGCCGCGCTCACCAATCAGTCGCGGCCGACGGCCAGCGTGAATGCAGGCCCAGTTGAGCGGTTTGCGCAGCATAGCCGTCTTCCTTGCTTGGAGACTTTGCGAGTCCACCAGCGGGCATCCAGCGTTAGTCGCAGGAACGACGTCAGGTCTTGATGGAGTCTCTCCGCCTGATGCTGTGCTGTTcagatttctttcttctctactctgctttcttttcACCGATTCGCAAGTTCAAATCAATGCCTTATCGCTTTAGACGGAGCATGGAGTGCTGTTCTGCTCCAAGTACTGTCTACCACTATCCCGGCAGTGGCGCTAATCTATGGAGCccaaaaggacaaggactgCGGAGGCCTGATAGACTCGTtcgaaagagaaaaaaaaaggtgtaCGCTAATTGAACGTagataagaaaaagaagaagttaaaaaaagaaaatgctcGAGACATTAACGACGACTCCAAGACACAAACACGCACAGCCTTTAGAACGGTCGAATCTGGAAGAagcatcttcctctccgcTGCAGCACAGCGCGGCGCGCAGCATCCAACTCGGTGCATATCAGAAGCAGGGAGGCGCGCAAAGGCTCCAATCACCGAGATCAAAAAGTGGTGGTGGTTTGGAGGgtccatccatcatcatgtgggggttttttctttttgacgCCAGCAGGGATCCATCCTTGAAGGCTGCAGCGAGGCGCAACCCATAAATGACGAGGGTCTGGCTACGCAAAACACAGCGGAGTGACGGAAGTGATGGGCTCGTTTCAAAGCCTGCACGCCAATCGAGCGGCCAGAGACCCTCTGCCCATCGTCACCGTCGCCGTTGACATGCCTTGAGCGTTTATGCTTTATGCCGCCTCGTTTTCTCTCGAATGTGATTTCCAAGGACTGGCTAGCAGCTTTCTAGAAGCCACGCAGCCACAATTCCACGCCGCCATGCGAAATCAGAGAGCACACGACCCGTCTGCGGCTGACAACAGCCCACCCACCGTCCAAACCCCAGCTCGCAAAGGTCTCGTCTCCCTGAGCTACGTGCTTCTGCGGTCGGGTCTATTGCCCAGCGCAGCCTAACATTCGCTGCCTCCCTTGCGGTGTCTCGCACGCCACCAGCAGAGAGATCCGACCAGGGCCGCCGCTGATTGGGCAGCGCCCTTCTATCGCCATTTTAGGCTCGCGATCGCTGAGAGCCACTCCCTGCTCACAGCCGCCGGTGGTGTCTTGCAAAGTCCCAGATACATGTGCCGCTCTGTCATGGGACTGGTGCGGCGCGGTGGCTGCGAGACATTGCCCAGCTGCTCTCCAGGAGACAATGTCGCCGTTGACTGGACGCCCGGTCAACGCCACATGTCGCCTGTCTGTGTACGCATGTGTTTCGTgccatccatccagcctGGGTCCCAAGGGGGCGCGTGGGAATATCGGGAATTTGGATGGTTGCAGCTACGAGATGCTATTGCTCGGAATGCGCTCGCCGAATAGCTCCAGGCCCGCCAGCCCCTGTCAACGGCCATGTCGAATCATGAATCCaattgtctcttttttcggTCGCACGCCGCTGCGGAACCCGTCCCTGGCTTGTCCAGCCATCGTCCGCTGCCATGGCGAGATGCCAAGTTACCACGGTGACCCTCAGCTTTAACTCGACTTTTTGTCTGTGCTTTTCGAGGACGGGCCACCAATCACTACTAGTATGTAGCAGTATCCGTAATGGCGCAACTATGCGACAGGGTCTATGCTTGCATGATGAACAATTTTAGAGACGTCAAAGcgctataaaaaaaaatttgggCGCTCGATGCCGTCACTGCAAGCCATGTATCTGCTACTATTCGTCTCTATTTCCTCATTGGGCAGTGGCAGTTACAGCGGTAGCCGCGCCGAATACTCACAGCCTCGGCGTCCGTCActgaccttggccttgaccttggctCTGACTCCGCAGCAGGCGTACGTGCTGACGGCTCCGTCCAGAGCATCATGCCATCGCCGTGGACTTGTGGGATGTTGACCATGGCCAAAGCGACAAAGAGCCGCATGAATGGCAGTTGGCTCGCAGGTGGATGGCATGGTTCGACTGACTTTGTCCGTTTCTAGTCGGCAGAAGACGCATCGTGAGTCTTGTTCTCAGCTGATGGCCCAGAGACCGTAACAGGTCATGGCATGAATCGCGCCGTTTTCCCATCATGTCGATGGAGTCGGCAAAATCCAAGTCCACTTGCGGCATAAAGCGCAGTCTTGACAGATCTCGCGGGAGGAGACAAGACGTCATTGCAACTGTGACGTGGCGCGAACAACTCCAACGTACGATGGCTCTCAGGCGTATTGCTCGATCCCGCCCAGCATCATTCTACAGTCCGTTCTGTAAGTCCAATAGGTGCCAGTAGGTAAGGTACAGTAGTAGGTATTCAACACACCCGTAGCGCCGTTGTACTTGTAGATGGAGCGCGCGAGATCTTAGCGGTTCAGTGGGGTCTGCGCCATATTGTGCAGCTGCTACTTGTACTTGGTTCCATGTATGTACACAGTACTCTATACCTACATCCAGTCCACGCTTCCATCGCACCTCGATCCAACGTCGAAAAATGCTCCGCGCCGGGCCGGCCTGTTCCTGCTTTGTGCCTCGCAACTAGAGCGTCCGAGCCGAGTCGGTTTTGTTCCCTTCTTCCATCGATATGTATCACACACTTGCAGCCAGGCGAGCTGGTCCAAGTCAAGGCCCGATCGCTGCGCTGGGATGCTGGAAAGGATGCGAGCATGTGTGAGGCTAGCCTCGCGAACCCGCTTTGGCGTTGCCCACGGGATATGCACCAACACGCTGTTGAGATGAAAAAGGTGGCGGGCCTGGAAATTGCCCGCCCGCTTTTTTGCAGCGCCGCTACCAGCGCCTCGACGTCGCTAAACTTAGCGCACGTAGGGGTCGTTCTGCTGGCCCCGCCCGCCTTCCCGAATGACAAGCCCGTCACGGGCCATGCGCGCCGCCAAacccgaaaaaaaaggaagaagcgaCACCACAGGCAGAGACATGATCTACCCACGAGACGTTCTGATATCCGTGATGCCGTGGTCAGCATGTTGCATTGCGCGCATCGAGACGACAGGTGCCTGTGCGTCGATCTTGTCAGGCACGCTGcgtctttctttgtttcGTCCGGCCGCACGTCTCATTCTCTCTTACGGGCGGTGCATGCAGTATCCCGCAAACTCCCCCCACACACAATGGTCTCAATGCCACGACGGATTGTGGAAGCCCGCAGGAAGAAACGCAGATGCTCTCTTCGCATATCCCGCCTCTGCCTGCACAGCAATCTGCATCTATAGCAGCCTCGAAAGGCGATGTCATATCCCCACCGGCAGTGTAGCCTCGTCGTTTGATTGGGAGACATGGATGTCACTCCGATGCCAGGGTATCGCGCAGTGCCCCCAcccagcagcaaagatgaGATACGACCAACCATCGACCTGAAGCAGACGCTTTTTATGataaaagacaaaaggaCAGCGCCGTCTCGTCTCGGACGAAGCGAGAAGCAGTTGCGTCCAACGCATCTGTGCCAGCGCCCCCTTGCGCGTCTTGTTCCGGAAATGAGGATCAAGATGGGCGGTCCAAGACCCCTCAACCCACAATCCGGTGTTTCGTGCTAGCAGTTCATGCCTCTTCTGCTCTGTCGTCGCCGAGAGGAAGCAGCCACAGTGACCGTCCAAGCACGCATCTCAGACATGGCGCGCGATGATTTTCAGCCGCTTCTCGCTAGCTCGACTCCGTGGCTTGAACCCGCGATTCTAAAGGACTTTCCAAAGGGATACCATTTCCACATTTAGCCGAACGCCCATATCAGTGATCGGCGCTCGTTTTACGCAGCCATCGTTGACATGACTCTGCGCGAGCACAAGTGTCTGACTAAGAAGCACCGACGGGCGGTTGACAGCGACGTTACGAGGCTATTCTGATGGCCCCGACGGTTGAGCGAGCGATTCATTTCATACATGGTTCGCGAATCTCCTAGTTTGCCCCTCCATTCGCCCTCACTCATGTTTAATGTCCCGTCGAGATGCACAGCATGGCATGCCGGACACAGTCCGTGCCACACCACCTCGCTCTCCAGTTGAGGCGGCTGCAATCGCGCTCACCGCCTCGGGTTGATGTgcgcgacggcgacggcgatgtGCTTGGCGCCCATGCCATGACGATAGGGCATCTTAGcctcagctcagccatcaGTCGTACTCGCACAGAGGCATTGCacacgtttttttttttttttttttttttttttttttttcctcctcttcttctttcgtcCTCCCctactcttcttcttccccctccTTTCAGTCTCAATAGGGGGGGGTGAGGACTTCCGCAACGAGTAAATGGACGGCTCTCTACGCTGCTAAATGCGCGTTACGACGATACTCGTCCAGGCGCCTAGCCGGAGTCTGGACCATTGTGAGACACCCGAAAGGCGTCAGCTTGCCACCCTGCGCACAAAGTCTGGCACTATGCAAAGCCACCTCTTGGCTGCTTTGTCTTGCCCCAGATAAGCATGCTTTCTGTCACTCGTCGACTTTTGATattgtgcttcttctcttgaccggggggggggggacgTGGTGCTGCCCAGCCAATAGAAACAGGATTGTTTATGAGAAGTGAAAACGTAAATCTGAAGCCCGCGCTTCTGGCTTCACGCTGAGAGAAGCATAATCGAGCAGCGCGCTGGCGAATCATTCGCGTCGCACGCCTGgcgtcttttcttctccctggcAGTTCCCCATTGACTCCATTCATACAAGTACCTACAATAGGTCCGAGGTGGGCTTTCGGATCATCCCATCATACGAAAATTGGAGCGCTTGGTATGACCCCGGAGAATGTCAGTGTGTCGTCTACCCGAAAGGCTGGGGTAATGTTTCGGCGTCACATTGACTGCCCATGCGTTGATATCAGTTTCAGCACGACTGCAATACCTATTACCCTATTTGCATACTCCTAATTGACTCGGCATAGGCACCTGGTAGCGGCGTGATAATGATTAGCGGTACCTGGTACGGTGGTGGTAGCAATGaactgctactgctaccacCTACATGCGACATCTGAAGCGATGATCCTTGACCGGACCCTGATACCCTGATACGTCTTGTGCAAGATCAGCACCCTTCGTACAGCCGAGAGACCCCGAATTCTCCTTCAACTGCCGACGGAGATCGGTTTTCCAATGTTCGTTCAAGGTGAGCCTCTTGATAGCTCGGCGATCGTCAACTCCAAGCACACGCACTACCAGCTACGCCAAAAGCAGTAGACGTTGCCTTGGAAGAATACTGCCACAACTAGTATAAGTTTCCTGTCTTACATGGACTTGAACCATCTCCAAAAGTTTCTAGACCGATGCGTTGGTCTGCCCCTCCGAGCTTTCTGTGGACGAGATGATCAACGCGCCCCACTGCTTTAGCCTCTCCATACGACAAACTAAGAAGAGCCTACATCCATCCAAGGGCATCTAAGAAGCGGACATCACGTCTTTAGGCCCTTTGCTACGATGTACAATGCCATTAAACGAGCCGTTTAATCCATAAACGTCTCTTGTCTCGGCCTTTTGACAAGCAAGCCAGCTAATGGAACGCCGATCATGGTTCGGACGCTGGCACGCCagaatctttttttcgtcCTTGACAAGCCAGAAAAGCTCAAATCTGTGTTGATTTCCTAGGATCTGCTTGTGGCGCGGTACGAGCGGCTGTTCCATAAATATCAACCAGCGGACCCAAGCGACACATGACTCCAAAGTGGACATTCCAGCGTCGACGTCTACGGCATTTCGCGATCTCCATACCCTCCGTACTGCTCCCCTTCTGGCACACCGCTGCACGCCCCCAAAGGCCTCGTCAAgaccagcggcagcggcaaatgCTCGCCATCAAACGAAGAGCTGCGGATAAGGGCCCTCTCGTGGCCTCCGCAGTCTGGGAATAGATGCACATCTGGACTCGAGCCCGTGCGTCATACCTGCCCATCTCGTCTTCATGCTTCTGCTGGGCTAATGCACGAATGCTTGCCTAGGCCGCCATCGTGGTGGAACGGGCAGACCCTTGGTTGGCTAGAAAAGAAGACCAGCGTCCTGATATTCTCTCTTATCAGTTTTTCTTCACCCTTTTGCTGCGGGGGATCGTCGGCGCGCGCCTGCACCATGACCGAGAGGATGTAAAAGCAAGGTAAAATACGCCACTTTCCCAAGGGGTCTCTGCCCATTgtatgtacttgtacctTTTGCGATCTCAGATCGTAGCGAAAAGCAAGCATTCCTCAAAATGATCTCAGCAGACAACAGACAAGATTGTGAGCTAATCGTCCGCGTGTGATTCAAGATTGAGAGATTGTGTAACGTCGCGATCTACACCGACCAGCCCTTTGGAcggctggtggtggcagtcATAACAGCGGTGAGAGAGAGGTTTGCGCTCCACGAGCATATCAgttttttttgccttgttccTCCCTTGTTTCGCCTCTTTGCCTCTATTGCCTTTTGGTTGGTGTGGTTGTAATGGAATGCCTCTCCGCCAATTGAATGCATCGCCTGGCACTATTTTCATATGCAGAGCCGAGTCGGAAGGAATCGCAGCCCGGTGCATATATCCCACTCCATGACAGACGCACCACGATGGTGTCAGTGGCAGTAGTACGGTGCTATTTACTAGTGGTGATGCGAGATATGCGAGCGATGAAGCGTCTGACGATGAAATACTCTTAGCTCCAAGGCTAAGGCGCTTCCTCCCCCCCACGTAGAGATCGAGGCGTGATGCTGAAgatttttcttccttcttcttcttcttcggaaGCCTTCTTAGCTTGGGCTCGTAATAGGCATAGACTAGGCCTGATGCCTACTCCGTAGAAGCTACATTACTACTGTAGTAGGAGTTGTTCTAATTTTGTCCAACTGACAACTGAGATGCTATACACGATAGCGCTGAAGAGAGTTTACACTACGGAGCGGATTAATATGGTCCGGCTGACGAGAGTTGCGCTCTTTTAACATTGGCGCTGACGTTTTCAAGTATGATTACACACAACATGTAATCTGCCTACCCGGTATGAGATGATGGACTGCGCCTCGGTGAGATATTAGAAATACTCTGAGCAGTGAAAGATGGGAGTTGTGAGGCTCTCTATTATGTTGTAGAGTTTTAAAGAATTTACTGTTTTGTGACTGGTATTCGGAGCTAGTAATACACGTAAGATGCGTATAGTTGTTCGTTTGAGACTGCATACAAGTATCAAATATGCTACAAAACCCACACAATTCATGAAACAcacagaaaaaagaaaaagaaaaaaaaagtaatcGAATCAACTCTCGATTTGCTTATTCAAGACGGCAACAGG encodes:
- a CDS encoding uncharacterized protein (EggNog:ENOG41) produces the protein MTSIPASSLAPLSNTLFSLDLSSNLFSQIPDSLSTLTALRALNLSHCMIDSLHSLTRNPLPAITALNLRANRLQSLAGIEKLYPLERLDLRDNRLTDPKELARLTGIPEIREIWVEGNPFTRTHKDYRVTIFNLFRLTPGYTEDIVIDGSGPSSSEKRILADRVPIPESVPVVKPIVTEVRGVDVSKPGVYAAARETTVLRKERPVPKAVASETNTSSTRRRRNTKRRIVDLSTSDKIPQPSPIDVQSLRFPIESPSAATNSMNFNYRASHAASTPASPPDAYASPFSIENAHADFSFSAGNIPPQDWDSNGEIYRRKIEALRDKVGDGYLSVLSEESWDANNVYGSANIPSSTAALLAAHTPTHHAPPMQAIHGGHS
- a CDS encoding uncharacterized protein (EggNog:ENOG41), with the protein product MDSEDGGLFIKQLAAFVRTHEKALANALQFQRREVRHRATQSTSSATLSQSPTFPDRPATAVSTGSSLAAALSLGPLNFTSHNVKSAKLALTPHHLFYLLSRFEELGINVGPMKVRLEDLHDSSSSANYVSFLSNTQRSRSHSSDVGSIHSVTSIRSVMSGMSALWTSFSIGASISAARTERQKAALEADMKYLYSAFTKIPCLRLAPDWRARLIKGYEEFPFDSAVPLYIFKNVQALEVSNIDFRQFFGWDRMADQLRSLTVKHAGIEDPSDILIDIVLDDMDKRRRRTSKSQTSPSIPSWNGSHSPRKSPPMSGREFSRSVSVPSSVLGSMPGSPDPRASLGELRVGSMGEAAVEDGNTSDGSARTLRRQSTDDLPQSLNKDSRPRSHSPPRPSSSRNHHIRSQQQRIRRSGSGSSNSSLSDSWYHHHSRGSSGNLLGATILPHQNGAS